In one window of Candidatus Binatia bacterium DNA:
- a CDS encoding MarR family transcriptional regulator, whose amino-acid sequence MSTQISSELRNLARYREALRKLFRATELAARKIGLTPQQHLLLVGAAGLGGTEGVTISRLAEFLQLRHHTVVELVDRAEAQGYVIRKENPRNKREVFVVVTPAGLRKLRQLATEHRRELQFMRRRMDILDIEKVSTRGPRRP is encoded by the coding sequence GTGTCGACGCAAATTTCGAGCGAACTGAGGAACTTGGCCCGTTACCGTGAGGCGTTGCGCAAGTTGTTCCGCGCCACCGAGCTCGCCGCCCGGAAAATCGGTCTTACTCCCCAACAACACCTGCTGCTGGTCGGCGCGGCTGGCCTCGGAGGCACCGAGGGGGTCACCATCTCGCGCCTCGCTGAGTTTCTCCAGCTCCGGCACCACACCGTGGTCGAGCTTGTCGATCGAGCCGAAGCTCAGGGGTACGTGATCCGCAAAGAAAACCCCCGCAACAAGCGGGAAGTCTTCGTGGTCGTCACCCCAGCAGGCCTGCGCAAGCTTCGCCAATTGGCCACGGAGCACCGGCGTGAATTGCAGTTCATGCGCCGCCGCATGGACATCTTGGACATCGAGAAAGTCTCCACCCGCGGCCCCCGCCGCCCATGA
- a CDS encoding flippase-like domain-containing protein translates to MPTGNQRQRLRSLLSFTLKFAVTIAAFYVLLQHPVHSSSGEQVSALQAILNYLPRIDRATFWWFALLAFVVRTSGMACSMLRWNLLLRGQGLCFPFWHVVTTFLIGRFLGTFLPSTIGLDGYKLYDAAKYSGRSAEAAAATVVEKGLGIVGIFLCFLVTFPLGQTILGARAAMVGWVTIPVAAALTLMFFAVLFHPRWLLWWLDLIPGLQQGRIGGFVTRLHSAAAAYRGQKQRLAIAAGLSFFVHFLTAVTYFFTAIAVGAHHAEFWEVIFASTIQIFATVMSPFTIAGEGVREIVQALLLAHRIGLETSILSAALGFWVAEAPTLTGGIFYLMRDASYRPAVRIQPPAAVAASGNGTDAPPVLRESSSR, encoded by the coding sequence GTGCCAACGGGAAACCAACGCCAGCGACTGCGCTCGCTACTCTCTTTCACACTCAAGTTCGCGGTCACGATTGCTGCTTTCTACGTGCTGCTGCAGCATCCGGTGCACTCGTCGAGCGGCGAACAAGTTTCCGCGCTGCAGGCGATCTTAAACTATCTCCCGCGCATCGATCGAGCCACGTTTTGGTGGTTTGCACTGCTCGCCTTCGTGGTGCGTACAAGCGGGATGGCCTGCTCCATGCTGCGGTGGAATTTGTTGCTCCGCGGGCAAGGGCTGTGCTTTCCCTTCTGGCACGTGGTGACGACCTTCCTCATTGGCCGGTTTCTGGGGACCTTCTTGCCCTCGACTATCGGCTTGGATGGCTACAAGCTTTACGATGCGGCCAAGTACAGTGGCCGAAGCGCGGAAGCCGCCGCGGCCACGGTGGTGGAAAAAGGTCTGGGCATCGTCGGGATTTTTCTTTGCTTTCTCGTCACCTTCCCCCTCGGCCAAACCATCCTCGGAGCGCGTGCGGCGATGGTGGGGTGGGTGACTATCCCCGTCGCCGCGGCGCTGACGCTCATGTTTTTTGCCGTCCTTTTCCATCCCCGCTGGTTACTCTGGTGGCTCGATCTGATCCCTGGATTGCAGCAAGGCCGCATTGGAGGCTTCGTCACGCGGCTGCATTCCGCCGCTGCAGCTTACCGAGGACAAAAACAACGGCTGGCGATAGCCGCGGGTTTGAGTTTTTTCGTGCACTTCCTGACAGCGGTGACGTACTTCTTCACGGCCATCGCCGTGGGAGCACACCACGCGGAATTCTGGGAGGTAATCTTCGCCTCCACCATCCAAATCTTCGCCACGGTCATGAGCCCGTTTACGATTGCCGGTGAGGGGGTGCGGGAGATTGTCCAAGCGCTCCTGCTGGCCCACCGGATTGGTTTGGAGACGTCGATTTTGTCTGCCGCCCTCGGATTTTGGGTGGCAGAGGCACCCACCCTCACCGGCGGAATTTTTTACCTCATGCGGGATGCCTCCTATCGCCCTGCGGTTCGCATCCAGCCGCCAGCCGCAGTGGCTGCAAGCGGCAATGGAACCGACGCGCCGCCAGTACTTCGCGAGTCGAGCTCGCGCTAA
- a CDS encoding right-handed parallel beta-helix repeat-containing protein: protein MPARMSWSLLGSALYLLVLLEGCGGGGNGGPAVTPATPTRTPTRTLRPGEPTFTPTRTVPPPSPTPTLTPVEVLPGTRSIVDTVRIAPPGALVAVPAGVYEPFQLGAGDVNGSVRIVADVTGQLTGSGAGEVVINAAGGATAISLDGVQGITLDGFTVRNAARAGIEVRNSSDLTLVNLIVRNNTRDGIRIIGSTQVRVWNNLLLSNGGAGLALLNCSTVAVLNNTFYGNLGSGLQLGAPDLPASDVFTRNNIFIANTPFGIVADAASVGFDGNYNLNRDGVFNVSPGPNDLNVDPFWINPGAQDGFRIPATNDECLGGSAIMDAGDPNTDAELVGILAQRTTQVDNKPDCTGLGCCPPGCAPGTELECVRVGAVDLGYHYPIR from the coding sequence ATGCCGGCACGGATGAGCTGGAGTTTACTCGGTTCAGCGCTTTACTTGCTCGTTCTCCTCGAAGGCTGCGGAGGTGGGGGCAACGGTGGCCCGGCGGTTACGCCCGCAACACCGACGCGGACACCCACGCGTACCTTGCGCCCCGGTGAGCCCACATTCACCCCCACGCGCACCGTGCCGCCGCCTTCACCTACACCAACGCTCACGCCGGTGGAGGTGTTGCCTGGCACGCGCAGTATCGTCGACACGGTTCGCATCGCTCCGCCGGGGGCGCTCGTGGCTGTGCCTGCCGGGGTGTACGAACCCTTCCAGTTGGGCGCGGGGGATGTCAACGGCTCGGTTCGCATCGTTGCCGACGTGACCGGGCAACTCACTGGCTCCGGCGCTGGCGAGGTGGTGATCAATGCCGCTGGAGGCGCCACAGCGATCAGCCTAGACGGCGTTCAAGGAATCACGTTGGACGGGTTTACGGTCCGCAATGCCGCGCGTGCCGGCATCGAGGTGCGCAACAGCAGCGATTTGACCCTGGTCAATTTGATTGTTCGCAACAACACGCGCGACGGCATCCGCATTATTGGCTCCACCCAAGTGAGGGTTTGGAACAACCTGCTGCTGAGCAACGGCGGGGCAGGCTTGGCCTTGCTCAACTGTTCCACCGTCGCCGTGCTCAACAACACGTTTTACGGCAACCTCGGCAGTGGCTTGCAACTCGGTGCGCCGGATTTACCCGCTTCCGATGTGTTTACCCGCAACAACATTTTCATTGCCAACACCCCCTTCGGCATCGTCGCCGATGCCGCGAGCGTGGGCTTCGATGGGAATTACAACCTGAACCGCGATGGTGTCTTCAACGTCAGTCCAGGGCCCAACGACCTGAACGTCGATCCCTTCTGGATCAACCCTGGGGCACAAGATGGATTCCGCATCCCCGCAACGAACGACGAATGTTTGGGCGGCAGCGCGATTATGGATGCTGGCGATCCAAACACCGATGCCGAGCTGGTCGGTATCCTGGCGCAACGCACTACACAGGTGGACAACAAACCGGATTGCACGGGGCTCGGCTGCTGCCCGCCGGGCTGCGCGCCAGGCACCGAGCTCGAATGCGTGCGGGTAGGGGCAGTGGACCTGGGATACCACTACCCGATTCGATAA
- a CDS encoding PaaI family thioesterase — MAHIRIQQELYSGRHGHDYPPLNPDKARAIAARFNEDNRFFPALLGIRVVELRAGYARLELENRQQLMQPAGVMHGGASFGLADTAVAAALATVYEPGTVFLTIEMKINYLEPIPLGVAIAEAFVLRASKRSAYAEVDIWANGQLAARATTTYMIRPQVAQP, encoded by the coding sequence ATGGCCCATATTCGCATACAACAAGAGCTTTATTCGGGGCGGCACGGGCACGACTATCCACCGCTCAATCCGGACAAGGCGCGCGCCATTGCTGCTCGTTTCAACGAGGACAATCGCTTCTTCCCTGCCCTTCTCGGCATCCGCGTTGTGGAGTTGCGGGCAGGATACGCTCGTCTCGAACTCGAAAATCGCCAGCAACTCATGCAGCCCGCCGGGGTCATGCACGGGGGCGCCAGCTTTGGCCTTGCCGACACGGCAGTCGCAGCCGCCTTGGCCACCGTTTATGAGCCGGGAACCGTGTTTCTGACGATCGAGATGAAGATCAACTACCTCGAGCCGATCCCCCTAGGGGTCGCAATCGCTGAAGCGTTCGTGCTGCGGGCAAGCAAGCGCAGTGCATACGCAGAAGTGGACATCTGGGCGAACGGGCAGCTCGCAGCGCGAGCCACCACCACGTACATGATCCGCCCGCAAGTGGCACAGCCGTAA
- a CDS encoding S8 family serine peptidase, with protein sequence MAPAAGIIGLRVLEGAFPPAECQPSDEPLTRVLNALDWILDHGAALGVAAVNMSFMLVPTDGSPALHSEPCAGFADLSRRIVDLWRLGILPVAASGSSGLAGVTIPACIPGVVSVGAVYDAVLTGQENSACPGDPSAPDRVWCRSSTFPFLTVLAPGARILWDAFVNAGVGAPGGGSGTSAAAPHVSGAIAALRGQGGVEDDRPECTLARIVRTGVRVVDHRTGQSVPRLDLAAAAGTRPNFIGDCNHDRIVTSAELTRSARILLGILALSHWPPLDADGDGIPTIDELISAVNFRLYRCPLPPVVAI encoded by the coding sequence GTGGCACCGGCAGCCGGAATTATTGGACTCAGGGTTTTGGAGGGGGCTTTTCCTCCCGCAGAGTGTCAACCCTCGGACGAACCCCTCACGCGCGTCCTCAATGCCCTAGACTGGATTTTGGACCACGGTGCCGCGCTTGGCGTGGCGGCCGTCAACATGAGCTTCATGCTTGTCCCGACAGACGGGTCGCCTGCGCTTCACTCTGAACCCTGTGCGGGCTTTGCTGATTTGAGCAGGCGCATCGTCGACCTCTGGCGGCTCGGTATTCTGCCGGTAGCGGCGAGCGGGAGCTCCGGTCTCGCGGGAGTCACAATCCCGGCCTGCATCCCAGGGGTTGTGAGCGTGGGAGCGGTATACGATGCTGTGCTGACCGGGCAAGAGAACAGCGCCTGTCCTGGTGACCCGAGTGCCCCGGACCGCGTGTGGTGTCGGTCGAGCACATTCCCGTTCCTCACAGTTCTCGCGCCGGGAGCACGAATCCTGTGGGATGCATTCGTGAACGCCGGTGTCGGCGCGCCCGGAGGGGGCAGCGGCACCTCGGCTGCGGCGCCGCATGTGAGTGGGGCAATTGCCGCACTGCGCGGGCAAGGTGGAGTTGAGGATGACCGGCCAGAGTGCACGCTGGCGCGCATCGTGCGGACGGGCGTGAGAGTGGTGGATCACCGCACCGGTCAAAGTGTTCCCCGCCTGGATCTCGCCGCGGCGGCCGGCACGAGGCCCAACTTCATCGGTGACTGCAACCACGACCGGATCGTGACCAGCGCGGAGCTTACACGAAGCGCGCGTATTCTCCTGGGAATCCTCGCGCTTAGCCACTGGCCGCCTTTGGATGCCGACGGCGATGGCATACCAACCATTGACGAGCTCATTTCCGCAGTCAACTTTCGGCTCTATCGTTGTCCCCTGCCTCCGGTTGTGGCAATTTGA
- a CDS encoding 2-isopropylmalate synthase, with translation MQQHDPNVVRIFDTTLRDGEQSPGASMNVEEKVLVARQLERLGVDVIEAGFAASSPGDFEAVAKVAATVTKPVVLSLARTREHDIVQAIRAVEKARHPGIHVFIATSDLHLERKLMMSRQEVIDAACWAVEYCRKYLDYVEFSAEDASRSDRDYLVQVFGEVIRCGACVVNVPDTTGYAVPEEFGALFRYLIANTPGSERVIWSAHCHNDLGMAVANSLAAVKNGARQVECTVNGIGERAGNTSLEEVVMAIHTRNDFFQLRTNIVTEQIYPASRLLSQVTGLVVPANKPIVGDNAFAHEAGIHQDGVLKDKLTYEIMRPESIGLPSNKLVLGKHSGRHAFAERLKQLGVDLYNVDMNKAFAKFKELADRKKFVYDEDILAIVTEEAVRGPDFLELLELQVSAGTGKTPTAQVRMRVDGTVREAAAEGDGMVDACFKAISDSVGVHPRLERYAVKAITGGTDAMGEVSCLISLDGVTATGQGAHTDIVHASALAYVNALNKIHSRRTRYRQISGEEP, from the coding sequence ATGCAGCAACACGATCCAAACGTCGTGAGGATTTTCGACACCACTTTGCGCGACGGGGAGCAGTCGCCCGGTGCCAGCATGAATGTGGAGGAGAAGGTGCTGGTGGCGCGGCAGTTGGAAAGGCTCGGGGTGGACGTGATCGAAGCCGGCTTTGCTGCGTCGTCCCCCGGTGACTTCGAGGCGGTCGCCAAGGTAGCCGCCACGGTGACCAAGCCGGTGGTGCTCAGCTTGGCTCGCACCCGCGAGCACGACATCGTGCAAGCGATTCGTGCGGTGGAAAAGGCCCGTCACCCCGGTATCCACGTGTTCATCGCGACCTCGGATCTGCACTTGGAGCGCAAGCTCATGATGAGCCGGCAAGAAGTCATCGATGCTGCCTGTTGGGCGGTGGAGTACTGCCGGAAGTACTTGGACTACGTGGAGTTCTCCGCTGAGGACGCCTCGCGGTCCGACCGTGACTACCTCGTCCAGGTATTTGGCGAGGTCATTCGTTGTGGCGCTTGCGTGGTCAACGTGCCCGACACCACGGGGTACGCCGTTCCCGAGGAATTCGGCGCGTTGTTCCGGTACCTCATTGCCAATACCCCGGGAAGCGAGCGGGTCATCTGGAGCGCGCACTGCCACAATGATTTGGGCATGGCGGTGGCAAACTCGCTGGCAGCGGTGAAGAACGGGGCCCGGCAAGTGGAGTGCACCGTGAACGGTATCGGCGAGCGAGCAGGTAACACGTCGCTCGAAGAAGTGGTGATGGCCATCCACACGCGGAACGATTTCTTCCAGCTCAGGACCAACATCGTTACCGAGCAAATCTACCCTGCCAGCCGCTTGCTTTCTCAAGTGACTGGTTTGGTGGTGCCGGCCAACAAGCCCATCGTCGGCGACAACGCGTTTGCCCACGAGGCGGGGATCCATCAAGACGGTGTCCTCAAAGACAAGCTGACTTACGAAATCATGCGGCCCGAATCGATCGGCCTGCCGAGCAACAAGCTCGTGTTGGGCAAGCACTCTGGGCGCCATGCGTTTGCCGAGCGGCTCAAGCAACTGGGGGTCGACTTGTACAACGTCGACATGAACAAGGCCTTCGCCAAGTTCAAGGAATTGGCCGACCGCAAGAAGTTCGTGTACGACGAAGACATTCTTGCCATCGTCACGGAAGAGGCCGTGCGCGGACCGGACTTTTTGGAGCTGCTCGAACTGCAGGTCAGCGCGGGCACCGGCAAAACGCCCACTGCGCAGGTTCGCATGCGGGTGGATGGCACCGTGAGGGAAGCGGCGGCTGAGGGCGATGGCATGGTTGACGCCTGCTTCAAAGCTATTTCCGATTCGGTGGGCGTGCACCCGCGCTTGGAGCGCTACGCAGTGAAAGCCATCACGGGGGGAACCGACGCCATGGGCGAAGTGTCGTGCTTGATTAGTCTCGATGGCGTCACCGCCACCGGCCAAGGGGCACATACTGATATTGTACACGCTAGCGCCCTCGCCTATGTGAACGCGCTCAACAAAATTCACAGTCGCCGCACGCGCTATCGCCAAATCTCCGGCGAAGAGCCGTAA
- the leuB gene encoding 3-isopropylmalate dehydrogenase yields the protein MRVLVLPGDGIGPEVTTQAQRVLERCAERFGFRLEFETAIVGGAAIDRWGNPLPEAALQAARRSDAVLLGAVGGPKWDDPQAPVRPEQALLGLRKALGLYANLRPVKPFPEVLEASPLKADVLRGVDLVVVRELTGGIYFGQPSERRVGAAGREALDTMIYNEHEIARLMRTAFTLARQRRRRLASVDKANVLSSSRLWREIAHEVRQEFPDVAYEDVLVDAMAMHLLRRPRDFDVIATENLFGDILTDEASVLAGSMGLLPSASLGENKNALGLPQGLYEPIHGSAPDIAGQDKANPLAAILSAALLLRHSCGQEAAAQAVENAVARVLADGWRTADIAQPGCRLVGCEEMGSAVLRALEDSRAEG from the coding sequence GTGCGGGTGTTGGTGTTGCCCGGCGATGGGATTGGTCCGGAAGTGACCACCCAGGCGCAACGGGTGTTGGAGCGATGTGCGGAGCGGTTTGGTTTTCGGCTGGAGTTTGAAACCGCCATTGTCGGCGGGGCCGCGATCGATCGCTGGGGAAACCCCCTTCCCGAAGCTGCGTTGCAAGCGGCACGGCGCAGCGATGCCGTGCTGCTAGGTGCGGTGGGTGGCCCGAAGTGGGATGACCCGCAAGCACCGGTGCGCCCCGAGCAGGCGCTGCTAGGCTTGCGCAAGGCTCTGGGATTGTACGCCAATCTTCGGCCCGTAAAGCCGTTTCCGGAAGTACTCGAGGCTTCCCCCCTTAAGGCAGATGTGCTCCGCGGCGTGGATTTGGTTGTCGTGCGCGAGCTCACCGGTGGAATTTACTTCGGCCAGCCGAGTGAGCGGCGGGTGGGTGCCGCAGGTCGCGAGGCGCTGGATACCATGATTTACAACGAGCACGAGATCGCCCGCTTGATGCGCACGGCATTTACGCTGGCACGCCAACGGCGGCGGCGCCTGGCCTCGGTGGACAAGGCAAACGTGCTCTCGTCATCACGCTTGTGGCGCGAGATTGCACACGAGGTGCGCCAGGAATTCCCCGACGTCGCGTATGAGGACGTGCTCGTCGATGCGATGGCGATGCACCTGCTGCGCCGGCCGCGGGACTTCGATGTGATCGCAACGGAAAATCTCTTCGGCGACATCCTGACGGACGAAGCCTCGGTGCTCGCCGGGTCGATGGGCTTGTTGCCCTCGGCCTCCCTGGGGGAGAACAAAAACGCGCTTGGCTTACCCCAAGGGCTGTACGAGCCCATCCACGGCAGTGCGCCCGACATTGCGGGGCAGGACAAAGCAAATCCGCTTGCCGCCATCCTTTCTGCGGCGCTGTTGCTCCGCCACTCGTGTGGGCAGGAGGCTGCGGCGCAGGCGGTGGAGAACGCTGTTGCCCGGGTGCTCGCCGACGGTTGGCGCACGGCCGATATTGCGCAGCCCGGTTGCCGGCTGGTGGGCTGCGAGGAAATGGGCAGCGCTGTCTTGCGGGCTTTGGAGGACTCCCGAGCAGAGGGATGA
- a CDS encoding Asd/ArgC dimerization domain-containing protein produces the protein MKKASYNVAVIGATGTVGRELVGVLLERGFPLAELRLYATSASEGSELEGCESAVEPLRADTDLKGADLVFLACPAPVAEDWSERARAAGAFVIDVTAGCRGAKVELVVPEVNAERLAHSLEHRVAGSAHPVALALAVLLSPVRELAALQRVVATVLEPVSSLGRRGVDVLEHEVHALLNGIEPEEPEVFSQRVAFNVFPALPGGEGARQLPQPQEIASQLRQILRDPRLAVEIVRVRVPVFFGLGLSVDVTLRSPVTLTAVEEMLRSAPGLLLARGGVGRPGEPRLPLPSPATVVGSDATHVTCLGVDPQVPAASFWLALDNTRKGSATNAVQIAELLVRDYL, from the coding sequence ATGAAAAAGGCGAGCTACAACGTTGCGGTGATCGGGGCCACAGGCACGGTGGGCCGCGAGCTTGTGGGTGTATTGCTCGAGCGCGGCTTCCCGCTGGCAGAGCTCCGACTCTACGCAACTTCCGCCTCCGAGGGTAGCGAGCTCGAGGGGTGCGAGTCCGCCGTCGAACCGTTGCGCGCAGATACCGACCTCAAGGGCGCTGATCTTGTGTTCCTCGCCTGCCCGGCGCCAGTTGCCGAGGATTGGAGCGAGCGCGCGCGTGCTGCTGGCGCCTTTGTGATCGATGTGACCGCGGGTTGTCGCGGGGCGAAGGTGGAACTCGTGGTCCCGGAGGTCAATGCAGAGAGGTTGGCCCATAGCCTCGAGCACCGCGTTGCCGGAAGTGCTCACCCCGTCGCCCTTGCCTTGGCCGTGCTGCTCTCACCTGTGCGGGAGCTCGCAGCTCTTCAGCGCGTTGTCGCCACGGTGCTCGAACCGGTGTCCTCCCTCGGGCGGCGGGGCGTAGACGTTCTCGAACACGAGGTGCACGCCCTGCTCAATGGCATCGAGCCTGAGGAGCCCGAAGTGTTTTCGCAACGTGTGGCTTTCAACGTGTTTCCGGCTTTGCCGGGAGGCGAGGGTGCCCGACAGCTTCCGCAACCGCAGGAGATCGCAAGTCAACTGCGGCAAATTTTGCGGGATCCACGGTTAGCCGTCGAAATCGTGCGCGTGCGCGTGCCCGTGTTTTTTGGGCTGGGCCTGAGTGTCGACGTTACGCTGCGCTCTCCCGTGACGCTGACGGCGGTGGAAGAGATGCTCCGTTCCGCGCCGGGCTTGCTGCTGGCCAGAGGCGGTGTAGGGAGGCCCGGGGAGCCGCGGCTCCCTTTGCCGAGCCCGGCCACGGTGGTCGGAAGCGATGCCACGCATGTGACATGTCTCGGGGTGGACCCGCAGGTGCCGGCAGCAAGTTTCTGGCTCGCGCTGGATAACACGCGCAAGGGTTCGGCCACCAACGCCGTGCAAATTGCCGAGCTTCTCGTGCGCGACTACCTGTAG
- the truA gene encoding tRNA pseudouridine(38-40) synthase TruA, with translation MRYRLVVQYEGTAYAGWQVQPRARTVQGEFERALATLTGQAVRVLAAGRTDAGVHAAGQVISFALDRAWEPGVLVRALNALTPEDISVLAADVVPEDFHPRRWAISRLYTYRIWNHRVLSPFWRRYAWHVVPALDVEAMQAAAAKVCGEHDFSAFRAAGCEARHPVRCVLRSSLLREGEILVYSIEANGFLRHMVRNLVGTLVEVGLGKRAPEEVDELLAARKRTLAGPTAPAHGLCLSAVRYPDPLAKP, from the coding sequence ATGCGCTACCGGCTCGTGGTTCAGTACGAAGGTACCGCTTACGCGGGATGGCAAGTGCAACCGCGAGCGCGCACCGTGCAAGGCGAGTTCGAGCGTGCCTTGGCGACGTTGACTGGACAGGCAGTGCGCGTGCTGGCAGCCGGGCGTACGGATGCAGGGGTGCACGCGGCGGGGCAAGTGATCAGCTTTGCTCTCGATCGTGCTTGGGAACCCGGGGTGTTGGTTCGTGCTCTCAACGCGCTCACACCGGAGGATATCTCCGTGCTTGCGGCCGACGTGGTGCCGGAAGACTTCCACCCGCGCAGGTGGGCGATCAGCCGGTTGTACACGTACCGCATCTGGAACCACCGCGTGCTGAGCCCATTTTGGCGCCGCTATGCGTGGCACGTCGTGCCCGCGCTCGATGTCGAGGCCATGCAAGCGGCAGCCGCAAAGGTGTGCGGAGAGCATGATTTTTCTGCTTTTCGTGCCGCCGGCTGCGAAGCGCGTCATCCCGTGCGCTGCGTGCTCCGCAGCAGCTTGCTGCGGGAAGGCGAGATCCTCGTCTACAGCATCGAGGCCAATGGCTTTTTGCGGCACATGGTGCGGAATTTGGTGGGCACCTTGGTCGAGGTCGGCCTCGGGAAGCGTGCACCGGAAGAGGTGGACGAACTCCTCGCTGCCCGCAAGCGCACACTGGCGGGACCGACGGCACCGGCACACGGGCTGTGTCTGAGCGCCGTGCGTTACCCCGACCCACTGGCGAAACCCTAG
- a CDS encoding cytochrome P450 — protein MAEAHHPVDERIRLVHGDFYAQDPHAFFTWMRRHAPVYWDEQGKVWGITLYEDVMRISRDGETFSNRYGMRPDSPPMPSMINLDDPEHKRRRSLVNKGFTAGRVRAQEEKIRRWCCQLLDRAQEKGRFDFVREVARPLPMLVIGDMLGVAEEDHEMLLRWSDELILGSTMTAPLEYIEAAQRAFEEYAEYHKRVAEDRRRRPREDLISVLVHAEIDGDRLSEDELLHESLLILIGGDETTRHVISGGMYELLRNPDQWTLLQQEPARIPVAVEEMLRWVSPIQNMARTATRDVELRGQTIHAGEKLLLLYPSANRDESVFPEPFRFDVTRQPNDHVAFGGYGTHFCLGANLARLELRVLFDELAKRKPQLELLCSEPPPRRPSNFIVGFESLPVAWH, from the coding sequence ATGGCAGAGGCGCATCACCCGGTCGATGAGCGGATTCGATTGGTGCATGGGGATTTTTACGCGCAGGATCCGCATGCGTTTTTTACCTGGATGCGTCGCCATGCGCCGGTGTATTGGGACGAACAAGGGAAAGTGTGGGGCATCACCCTTTACGAAGACGTGATGCGGATTTCTCGCGATGGGGAGACGTTCAGCAATCGGTATGGAATGCGGCCGGACTCTCCACCGATGCCGTCGATGATCAACCTCGACGATCCGGAGCACAAGCGCCGTCGCAGCCTCGTAAATAAGGGCTTCACTGCGGGTCGCGTGCGGGCACAAGAGGAGAAGATCCGCCGTTGGTGCTGCCAGCTCCTCGATCGCGCACAAGAAAAGGGCCGGTTCGACTTTGTCCGCGAGGTCGCCCGGCCGCTGCCCATGTTGGTGATTGGCGACATGCTCGGCGTGGCCGAAGAAGATCATGAAATGCTGCTGCGTTGGTCGGACGAGTTGATTCTCGGATCCACCATGACCGCCCCCCTGGAATATATTGAAGCTGCGCAGCGTGCCTTTGAGGAGTACGCTGAGTACCACAAGCGGGTCGCCGAAGATCGCCGCCGGCGCCCGCGCGAGGACCTGATCAGTGTACTCGTGCACGCTGAGATCGATGGCGATCGCTTGAGCGAAGATGAACTGCTGCACGAATCGCTGTTGATCCTGATCGGCGGGGATGAAACCACCCGCCACGTTATCAGCGGCGGCATGTACGAACTCTTACGCAACCCGGATCAGTGGACACTGCTGCAACAGGAGCCAGCACGCATCCCCGTGGCGGTGGAGGAGATGCTGCGCTGGGTGAGCCCGATTCAAAACATGGCGCGCACGGCCACGCGCGACGTCGAACTGCGCGGGCAAACCATCCATGCTGGCGAGAAACTTTTGCTGCTCTACCCATCGGCAAACCGGGATGAGAGCGTGTTCCCGGAACCGTTTCGCTTCGATGTTACCCGCCAACCCAACGACCACGTCGCCTTCGGTGGCTACGGAACACACTTTTGCCTAGGGGCGAACCTCGCCCGCTTGGAGCTGCGGGTGTTGTTCGACGAACTGGCAAAACGCAAGCCCCAACTCGAGCTGTTGTGCTCGGAGCCCCCACCTCGCCGGCCGTCGAACTTCATCGTCGGATTCGAGTCGTTGCCCGTTGCGTGGCACTAG